The DNA region CATTTCCGAAGGCCTGAAGTTGGCCAAGAAGGCTTTCGAAGGCGGCGAGCGCGGCGTGGTGCGTCTCAGGGATATCGTGCTGAAGTCCGTGCTGGCCAATCGCGGCCAGGTCCAGTACGTGGAAGTGGTGAACCAGAAGAACTTGCAGAAGTTCAACGGTGTCCTCCGCGATGGCGACAAGGTGGTTATCCTCGTGGCCGCCTTCTTCGGTAAGACTCGCCTGATCGACAATATCGAGCTGAACTGACACTCATTCGACCCCTCGGCAAGCTTCGTGTCATCCTGAGCAAGCGAAGCGCGTCGAAGGATCTCCTACTTTTCCGTAGCCGTAAACACCCCGTCCCAGGTTTCGCCTTGGGCTACGGGCGGTTTTACCTTATAAGCTTCGCAGCGCTTGATGTACACGTGTGAAGGCGTGGTCTTGGAACCCGGATCCCTGTCGGGATGGTGGGGCTCGTAATCCAGGCATTCCGCGAACAGTTTCTCGGCGCGGTCCCAGTCCATCGCTAAGTAGGCGGTGCGGGCCTGTTCCCAGATTTCCACCAGCTTGTGTAACTGCGCTTCGTTTTCGCAGCCGGGCTTTGCCAGCAGTTCGAAGGTCTTGACGGGCTGGCTCTTGCCTATCACGCGGATGGTGTCTAGCGAGCGGTAGATGAACCGGCCTTCGTCCAGGTGTTTCTGGGTGTCTTCGCTTATCTGGATGTAGGCTCCGTACTGTTTGGCGGCGCTTTCCAGGCGGGCGGCCAGGTTCACGGCGTCGCCCATCATGGTGTAGTTCTTGCGCATGGTGGAACCCATGTTTCCGGTCACGATGTCGCCGGAGTTGATACCGATTCTCATGTGCATGTCATGGACTACCTTGGGCCACTTGTTTCCTTCGCCCGCCCATTTCTTGCGGAGGGCCATGAGCTTGGTCTGCATATCTACGGCGCTGTCGCAGGCGTTCTGGGCGTGGTTGGGCAACGGCATGGGTGCCCCGAAGAAGGCGATGATGGCGTCACCTTCGTACTTGTCCAATGTGCCCTTGTTCTCTAGCAGGGTGTCCGTCATGGCGGTGAGGTATTCGTTCAGAAGTTCC from Fibrobacter sp. includes:
- a CDS encoding pantoate--beta-alanine ligase is translated as ISEGLKLAKKAFEGGERGVVRLRDIVLKSVLANRGQVQYVEVVNQKNLQKFNGVLRDGDKVVILVAAFFGKTRLIDNIELN